One window of the Perca flavescens isolate YP-PL-M2 chromosome 16, PFLA_1.0, whole genome shotgun sequence genome contains the following:
- the rnf185 gene encoding E3 ubiquitin-protein ligase RNF185 — protein sequence MATAAPPPAPGSAAATESPSPGSSSSTAADSGNQDSTFECNICLDTAKDAVISLCGHLFCWPCLHQWLETRPNRQVCPVCKAGISRDKVIPLYGRGSTGQQDPRERTPPRPQGQRPEPENRGGFQGFGFGDGGFQMSFGIGAFPFGIFATAFNINDGRPPPAAPGTPQHMDEQFLSRLFLFVALVIMFWLLIA from the exons ATGGCCACCGCTGCCCCCCCTCCAGCTCCTGGCTCTGCTGCGGCCACTGAAAGCCCAAGTCCCGGATCCAGCAGCTCGACAGCGGCCGACAGCGGCAACCAGGACAGCACTTTCGAGTGTAATATATGCCTGGACACCGCCAAGGATGCAGTGATCAGCCTGTGTGGACACCTTTTCTG TTGGCCTTGCTTGCATCAG TGGCTGGAGACCAGACCCAACAGACAAGTGTGTCCAGTGTGTAAAGCGGGCATCAGCCGAGACAAAGTAATCCCCTTATACGGACGGGGAAGCACTGGTCAACAGGACCCCAG AGAAAGAACACCCCCTCGACCACAAGGGCAGAGACCTGAGCCGGAAAACCGTGGT GGCTTTCAAGGGTTCGGCTTTGGAGATGGAGGTTTCCAAATGTCATTTGGAATCGGTGCCTTTCCATTTGGTATTTTTGCTACAGCATTTAACATCAACGATGGCAGACCTCCTCCAG CGGCCCCTGGGACACCACAGCACAtggatgaacagtttctgtcTCGACTCTTCCTGTTTGTCGCTCTGGTGATTATGTTTTGGCTGCTGATTGCATAA